CGCGGATGACCTCGAAATAAATCGTCTCGCTCGGCAGGAACATCAGGGCAAGATCGGTCGTGCCGTGCTCGGGGTGAATGTATTTTTCCGCGATGCTCTTTGCCTGCGTCTTGATGGCGGTGGCCAGCTGGGCGCGCGCCCCGGCCAGTTGGCCTGGATCATTCGTCTCGAACAGCGGCAGGATCGCCTCGCGGTTGAATTTGCTGTCGATGGGCAGTTTGAACTTGGGGAACTTCACCACCGCGTCCACCGCCTCGCGCGAGCCGGGCACGATGTTGACCTGCTCCTCGAACGCCGCCGCCGGCAGAAAATCCGCCAGCAGCCGGCTCAGCTCGGCCTCGCCGAACTTGCCGCGCAAGTGCGGCAGCTTGAGCAGCGTGTTCAACTCGTTGATCGAGGTGCCCACCGCGCCCACGTTGCGCAACTGCTCCTCCGCGGCCTTGAGATGCTCCTGCACCGCCTTGAAGTGCGCAAAGCCCTCCTGGATGTTCTTCTCCAGCTTCGACTGCACCTGCTCGCTGATGCTCTGGAGCTTTTCATCCACCTTGGCGCGGATGTTTTCGAGATTCGCGGACGTCTTCTGCTCCAGCCCCTCGAAGCGCGCCTGCAACGTCTTCGTGGCGGCGTCCAGCGACTGCGCGAGTTCGCCGCGCGCCACGCGCGCCGACTGGGCCTGCGATTCGGCGAGCTGCTCGAACTTGCTCTGCAACGTGCCCGAAAGCTGGGCCAGCCCCTGCGCCAGCTCGGCGCGGGATTCCTTCAAGCCCGTCTGGAGGCGGTCGCCCAGCTCCAGTTGCAAACCGCCCTTCACCTGTTCCACGCGTGCCGCCATGTCGGCCGTGGCCTTGTT
This DNA window, taken from Verrucomicrobiia bacterium, encodes the following:
- the rmuC gene encoding DNA recombination protein RmuC → MTGPDIFLAVLLLAGFAVVIFLLSRRPESGMREQLAGTEAALKAEFNKATADMAARVEQVKGGLQLELGDRLQTGLKESRAELAQGLAQLSGTLQSKFEQLAESQAQSARVARGELAQSLDAATKTLQARFEGLEQKTSANLENIRAKVDEKLQSISEQVQSKLEKNIQEGFAHFKAVQEHLKAAEEQLRNVGAVGTSINELNTLLKLPHLRGKFGEAELSRLLADFLPAAAFEEQVNIVPGSREAVDAVVKFPKFKLPIDSKFNREAILPLFETNDPGQLAGARAQLATAIKTQAKSIAEKYIHPEHGTTDLALMFLPSETIYFEVIRDGELLAAIHKLNVFPVSPNTLVITLRSIAMSMSQFEFAKSVEKTLEQIRLAQKHFGNFQKKFEDVGEGLEKAQKAYAIATNHLVKFTNSTIRLTGEPAPELPAESEPTPTA